The following coding sequences lie in one Lolium perenne isolate Kyuss_39 chromosome 2, Kyuss_2.0, whole genome shotgun sequence genomic window:
- the LOC127335289 gene encoding putative multidrug resistance protein: protein MGDKQAGKASFLEIVRYADAHDMCLMVLGVLGSFVDGMMQPLTMLVLGDIVNSYGGAGTDFSTSTVDKFALRLLYVAIAVGSCSFLEGMCWTRTAERQASTMRRLYLEAVLRQEVEFFDAAPSSQPTTFRVISTISDDADTIQDFIGEKLPMVLANMTLFFGSLAVCFFFSWRLALAGLPLTLLFIVPSVLLGKRLGATAGEAHAAYEAAGGIAEQAVSSIRTLASYNGERQTMERFRHALARSTALGIRQGLIKGALIGSMGVIYAVWSFMSWVSSLLIIHQHAQGGHLFVAVICIIMAGMSIATALPNLRYFVDATAAAARMRGMIEKLPPLQEAGKEGATMKSVRGRIVFKDVHFSYPSRPDTRVLNGVNLAITEGATVGLVGGSGSGKSTLIALLQRFYSADGGEISLDGHDIGTLNVEWLRSQIGLVSQEPVLFATTIKENILFGNEAASMKQIVAAAKMANAHDFITKLPQGYETHVGQFGTQMSGGQKQRIAIARALIRDPKILLLDEATSALDSESERTVQDALDRASVGRTTVIVAHRLSTLRKADTIAVLDGGRVVEFGSHDELVGMDSGEGGIYAKMVRLQNSSVARQEEGHQQGVVENEEINLTPFHSVEIMSPASERRPSPVPSFWSFESVPVEGGDPAAASSGAVARPRKPSQLRLLKMNRPEWKQALLGCAGAIIYGGVLPLYSYSLGSLPAVYFVGDNALLREKTRLFSLVFLAISIVCITANIMQHYNFAIMGERLTERVRDQMLGKILYFEVGWFDEDDNSSAAICARLASQATKVRSLVGDRICLLVQAAATATLGYALAFSLSWRLSLVMIAMQPLVIAGFYFKKVLMTAGAKKAKKAQVQGSQLASEAVVNHRTVTAFSSQRRMLELYEAAQVGPRKDTMTQSWYSGFILCLCQFSSTGSMALGLWYGGRLMADGLITTTPLFQVFFMLMTMGRVIADAGSLTSDLAQGGDAVRSILDTLDREPAIRSARATDHDASESDGDSEKKRKKIKGAIEFRDVHFSYPTRPQVTVLAGLSLEIAAGKTVALVGPSGSGKSTVIGLIERFYDVHKGSVLIDGRDIRSYSLTHLRSQVALVSQEPTLFSGTVRDNIMYGDEHATEEEVTSAAMLANAHEFISAMESGYDTQIGERGTQLSGGQRQRIALARAVLKNARILLLDEATSALDTVSERLVQDAVDRMLQGTRTCVVVAHRLSTIQKSDMIAVVKDGRVAERGTHHDLIAAGRAGMYYNLIKLQHGTSPSHSPMHAGN from the exons ATGGGGGACAAGCAGGCAGGGAAGGCGTCGTTCCTGGAGATCGTCCGGTACGCGGACGCGCACGACATGTGCCTCATGGTGCTGGGCGTGCTGGGGAGCTTCGTCGACGGCATGATGCAGCCGCTCACGATGCTCGTGCTCGGCGACATCGTCAACAGCTATGGCGGCGCCGGCACCGACTTCAGCACAAGCACCGTCGACAAG TTCGCGCTTCGGCTGCTGTACGTGGCCATTGCAGTGGGCAGCTGCTCTTTTCTAG AGGGGATGTGTTGGACGAGAACGGCAGAGCGACAGGCGTCGACGATGCGGCGGCTGTACCTGGAGGCCGTCCTGCGGCAGGAAGTGGAGTTCTTCGACGCCGCGCCCTCGTCGCAGCCCACCACCTTCCGTGTCATCTCCACCATCTCCGACGACGCCGACACCATCCAGGACTTCATCGGCGAGAAG CTGCCCATGGTTCTGGCCAACATGACGCTCTTCTTCGGCTCGCTGGCGGTGTGCTTCTTCTTCTCGTGGCGCCTGGCGCTGGCGGGGCTCCCCCTCACGCTCCTCTTTATCGTGCCCAGCGTGCTCCTCGGCAAGCGTTTGGGCGCCACGGCCGGGGAGGCGCACGCCGCGTACGAGGCCGCGGGCGGCATCGCCGAGCAGGCCGTGTCGTCCATCCGGACGCTGGCATCCTACAACGGGGAGCGGCAGACGATGGAGCGGTTCAGGCACGCGCTGGCGCGGAGCACGGCGCTGGGCATCAGGCAGGGCCTCATCAAGGGCGCCCTCATCGGGAGCATGGGCGTCATCTACGCCGTCTGGTCCTTCATGTCCTGGGTCAGCAGCCTTCTCATCATCCACCAGCACGCTCAGGGCGGCCACCTCTTCGTCGCCGTCATCTGCATCATAATGGCCGGAATGTCAATCGCGACGGCGCTGCCGAACCTACGCTACTTCGTCGACGCCACGGCTGCGGCGGCCCGGATGCGGGGGATGATCGAGAAGCTGCCGCCTCTACAGGAGGCCGGCAAGGAGGGCGCCACTATGAAGAGTGTTAGGGGGCGGATCGTGTTCAAAGACGTGCACTTCTCGTACCCGTCCAGGCCGGACACGCGCGTGCTCAATGGCGTGAACCTGGCCATCACTGAAGGCGCCACCGTCGGCCTCGTCGGCGGCAGTGGGTCGGGAAAGTCCACCCTCATCGCGCTGCTGCAGCGGTTCTACAGCGCGGACGGAGGCGAGATATCGCTGGACGGCCACGACATCGGCACACTCAACGTGGAGTGGCTCAGGAGCCAGATCGGGCTCGTCAGCCAGGAGCCCGTACTGTTCGCCACCACCATCAAGGAGAACATCCTCTTCGGCAATGAGGCGGCTTCGATGAAGCAGATCGTTGCCGCCGCGAAGATGGCCAATGCTCACGACTTCATCACCAAACTGCCCCAAGGATACGAAACGCATGTGGGGCAGTTCGGCACCCAGATGTCGGGAGGGCAGAAGCAGAGGATCGCCATTGCCCGGGCGCTCATCCGGGACCCCAAGATCCTGCTCCTGGACGAGGCGACAAGCGCGCTGGATTCCGAGTCGGAGCGGACGGTGCAGGATGCGCTGGACCGGGCGTCCGTTGGCCGGACCACCGTCATCGTGGCGCACCGCCTCTCCACGCTCCGCAAGGCCGACACGATCGCCGTGCTCGACGGTGGCCGCGTCGTGGAGTTTGGCTCGCATGACGAGCTAGTCGGCATGGACAGCGGCGAAGGTGGCATCTACGCGAAAATGGTGCGCCTGCAGAACTCGTCCGTGGCGAGACAGGAGGAGGGCCACCAACAGGGCGTGGTAGAAAATGAGGAGATCAATCTGACGCCGTTCCACAGCGTGGAGATCATGTCGCCGGCCAGCGAACGCCGCCCTAGCCCGGTGCCGTCGTTCTGGTCGTTCGAGTCCGTCCCCGTGGAAGGCGGAGACCCTGCGGCAGCCTCCTCCGGCGCAGTGGCACGACCGCGCAAGCCGTCGCAGCTCCGCCTGCTCAAGATGAACCGTCCGGAGTGGAAGCAGGCGCTGCTCGGGTGCGCCGGCGCGATCATATACGGTGGCGTGCTGCCGCTCTACTCCTACAGCCTCGGTTCGCTACCGGCGGTGTACTTCGTCGGTGACAACGCGCTCCTCCGCGAGAAGACCAGGCTGTTTTCCCTAGTCTTCCTCGCGATCTCCATCGTCTGCATCACGGCCAACATCATGCAGCACTACAACTTCGCTATCATGGGCGAGCGCCTGACGGAGCGCGTCAGGGACCAGATGCTCGGCAAGATCCTCTACTTCGAGGTCGGGTGGTTCGACGAGGACGACAACTCGAGCGCGGCCATCTGCGCGCGGCTGGCATCGCAGGCGACCAAGGTCCGGTCCCTCGTCGGGGACCGCATTTGCTTGCTGGTGCAGGCGGCCGCTACGGCGACTCTTGGATACGCACTGGCATTCTCCCTGTCGTGGCGGCTCTCGCTGGTGATGATAGCCATGCAGCCACTGGTCATCGCCGGCTTCTACTTCAAGAAGGTGCTCATGACGGCAGGAGCCAAGAAGGCCAAGAAGGCGCAGGTGCAGGGGAGCCAGCTCGCCAGCGAGGCCGTGGTGAACCACCGGACGGTCACCGCATTCTCGTCGCAGCGGCGGATGCTGGAGCTGTACGAGGCCGCGCAGGTCGGCCCGAGGAAGGACACCATGACGCAGTCCTGGTACTCGGGCTTCATCCTGTGCCTGTGCCAGTTCAGTAGCACCGGGAGCATGGCGCTTGGGCTATGGTACGGAGGCAGGCTCATGGCCGACGGGCTCATCACTACCACGCCCTTGTTCCAAGTATTCTTCATGCTCATGACCATGGGAAGGGTCATCGCCGACGCCGGGTCCTTGACGTCGGACCTGGCGCAAGGCGGCGACGCCGTACGGTCCATCCTCGATACGCTGGACCGTGAACCGGCGATCAGATCCGCCAGGGCTACCGATCACGATGCCAGTGAGTCGGACGGCGACAGTGAGAAGAAGCGGAAGAAGATCAAGGGTGCCATCGAGTTCAGGGACGTGCACTTCAGCTACCCGACGAGGCCCCAGGTGACGGTGCTGGCCGGGCTCAGCCTCGAGATCGCCGCAGGAAAGACAGTGGCGCTGGTCGGGCCGAGCGGATCAGGCAAGTCCACGGTGATCGGGCTCATCGAGCGGTTCTACGACGTGCACAAAGGCTCTGTTCTGATCGACGGCAGGGACATCCGAAGCTACAGCCTGACGCACCTCCGGTCGCAGGTCGCGCTGGTCAGCCAGGAGCCCACGCTCTTCTCCGGCACGGTACGCGACAACATCATGTACGGCGACGAGCACGCCACCGAGGAGGAGGTGACCAGCGCCGCCATGCTCGCCAACGCCCACGAGTTCATCAG CGCGATGGAGAGCGGGTACGACACGCAGATCGGGGAGCGAGGGACGCAGCTGTCGGGCGGGCAGAGGCAGCGGATCGCGCTGGCCAGGGCGGTGCTCAAGAACGCCAGGATCCTGCTGCTGGACGAGGCCACCAGCGCGCTGGACACCGTGTCCGAGAGGCTGGTGCAGGACGCCGTCGACAGGATGCTACAGGGGACCAGGACCTGCGTCGTCGTCGCGCACAGGCTCTCCACGATACAAAAGTCCGACATGATCGCCGTCGTCAAGGACGGGAGGGTGGCCGAGAGGGGGACGCACCACGACCTCATCGCCGCCGGCCGTGCCGGGATGTACTACAACCTCATCAAGCTGCAACACGGCACATCACCGAGCCATAGTCCCATGCATGCGGGCAACTGA